The following are encoded in a window of uncultured Sphaerochaeta sp. genomic DNA:
- a CDS encoding sugar ABC transporter permease, protein MQRRSYKNYTYIGYLYILPWIIGFLLLQLIPLINSFWYSFTQFQLLGDPEFLGLANYKKIFTADATFLQSLKVTFYYVLIAVPLKIGFALLIAIILNQKIKGINLFRTLYYIPSILGGSVAISVLWKYLFMNQGVVNNLIGVLGIPAIDWLGSPDLALGTISLVTVWQFGSSMLLFLAGLKQIPFSLYEAAKIDGAGRPRIFFQITLPSLSPIILFNLIMQMINAFQDFTGAFVITQGGPLKSTYLYGLMLYDQGFKFFKMGYASALSWILFAIILFFTSLTFRSSESWVHYGDSI, encoded by the coding sequence ATGCAAAGACGCTCATATAAGAACTACACATATATCGGATATCTCTACATCCTGCCATGGATCATTGGGTTCCTGCTTCTCCAGCTCATTCCATTGATCAACTCCTTCTGGTACTCATTTACACAGTTCCAGTTGCTTGGAGACCCGGAATTTCTCGGACTTGCCAACTACAAGAAAATCTTTACTGCAGACGCGACATTCCTGCAATCCTTGAAGGTGACGTTTTACTACGTCCTGATTGCGGTTCCCCTCAAGATAGGGTTTGCCCTCTTGATCGCAATCATCCTGAATCAGAAAATCAAGGGTATCAACTTGTTTCGTACCCTGTATTATATTCCCTCCATCCTGGGAGGAAGTGTGGCCATCAGTGTACTGTGGAAGTACCTGTTCATGAACCAGGGAGTCGTGAACAACCTCATCGGTGTACTGGGAATTCCTGCCATCGATTGGCTTGGGAGTCCTGACCTTGCCTTAGGGACCATCAGCTTGGTCACAGTCTGGCAGTTCGGCTCTTCCATGCTGCTCTTCCTGGCTGGACTGAAGCAGATTCCTTTCAGCCTCTATGAGGCTGCAAAAATTGACGGGGCAGGAAGGCCACGCATTTTCTTCCAGATCACCTTGCCCTCTCTTTCACCCATCATATTGTTCAACCTTATCATGCAGATGATCAATGCATTCCAGGACTTTACCGGTGCATTTGTCATCACACAGGGTGGACCACTGAAGTCTACCTACCTCTATGGACTGATGCTCTACGATCAGGGCTTCAAGTTCTTCAAGATGGGCTATGCATCCGCACTCTCCTGGATATTGTTCGCCATTATCCTATTCTTTACCAGTTTGACGTTCCGCAGTTCTGAAAGCTGGGTACACTACGGAGATTCAATATGA
- a CDS encoding carbohydrate ABC transporter permease, whose product MIKKTTPTAKIISYIFLIVLAYIMIYPLLWMIGAAFKTNEEMFGTIGLLPKNPVFGAFAAGWTGTGQYGFSTFLSNTFLMVIPTVIFTVISATLVGYGFARFNFPLKKLLFFIMIATLMLPATVIIIPRYIFFKKLGWLDTYLPFIVPAMLGSFPFFNFMMVQFFRGLPIEIDESGKLDGCNSFVILKDLLLPLCKSAIFSVIVFQFVWTWNDFFNVLIYISSVAKYPVALGLRMTMDISTEFDWNQIMAMSLISILPPVILFFAAQKYFVEGIATTGMKT is encoded by the coding sequence ATGATCAAGAAAACAACGCCTACCGCAAAAATTATCTCCTATATCTTCTTGATCGTCCTTGCCTATATCATGATCTACCCGTTGCTCTGGATGATCGGGGCAGCGTTCAAGACCAATGAGGAGATGTTTGGAACCATTGGATTGCTTCCCAAGAACCCTGTCTTCGGTGCCTTTGCAGCCGGCTGGACGGGAACGGGCCAGTATGGGTTCTCAACCTTCCTGTCCAATACCTTCCTGATGGTAATCCCAACGGTCATATTCACCGTTATCAGTGCAACATTGGTTGGTTATGGGTTTGCCAGGTTCAACTTTCCACTTAAGAAGCTCTTGTTCTTCATCATGATTGCAACCTTGATGCTTCCTGCAACGGTTATTATCATTCCCCGGTATATCTTCTTCAAGAAGCTTGGCTGGCTCGATACCTACCTGCCGTTCATCGTTCCAGCGATGCTTGGAAGCTTTCCCTTCTTCAATTTCATGATGGTGCAGTTCTTCAGGGGCTTGCCTATAGAGATTGATGAGTCAGGGAAGCTGGATGGGTGCAACAGTTTTGTCATTCTCAAGGATCTGTTGTTGCCGCTGTGCAAGTCAGCCATTTTCTCAGTCATCGTTTTCCAGTTTGTCTGGACGTGGAATGACTTCTTCAATGTCTTGATCTATATCAGTAGTGTGGCCAAGTATCCTGTGGCATTGGGCCTGCGGATGACGATGGACATATCAACTGAGTTTGATTGGAACCAGATCATGGCGATGAGCCTGATCTCCATACTCCCTCCGGTGATTCTCTTCTTCGCTGCACAGAAATACTTCGTTGAGGGAATTGCTACCACTGGAATGAAGACCTGA
- a CDS encoding histidine kinase produces MNKRIIRIFFRHSLPLVIVALLLGGGATLLTQNFIRSNSIRQANQKLAEVQAYYDVILDEMDSLSLMFSTNPEMMNRLQRVLSGGEEVNLDNYREFRLIRSFLAAPANARPYIHDIYVYLDNARELVLSSDLAFTALPYMEDSSWYQTYKELPSENQSYSQRVTLKDETPIEQHIIRILRPITNPVNERIGVIVLDIKERSLSGAYQFQEGEILTVHNRDGQLLFSNLSNHREYAEEDMYYFQAFSGKYGWEYTLGIYEPMLYQLSTTLLYYTITLTVIALLLGLYLTHRTNRQERKFLANIMQQLSQVGDADFTEEHPEKYRNIFDYLNHHVIRTFLEQDYLRWQTEAMEYRALQMQINPHFLFNTLDTINWKAVKLASGENDVSTMIQLLSKLLKYSLQVDDFSGVPLSKELEQTEYYIQLQHIRFKQAFTCEKDIDPSLLDVRVPAMLLQPILENAFNHGFREGEPLHITISATLVEDKMQIVVSNDGKCMSQEEVDAINQSKADVLKKKSSLGLLNINKRLMLFTQGKSPIVIASKEEAGVTVTLYLPLRREG; encoded by the coding sequence ATGAACAAACGTATCATCCGTATCTTCTTCCGGCACAGTCTCCCCTTGGTCATTGTAGCGCTTCTCTTGGGAGGAGGAGCAACCTTGCTGACCCAGAACTTCATCAGGAGCAACTCCATCAGGCAGGCGAACCAGAAGCTTGCTGAGGTACAGGCTTACTATGATGTCATCCTTGATGAGATGGATAGCCTCTCCTTGATGTTCAGCACCAATCCCGAGATGATGAACCGCCTTCAGCGCGTTCTCAGCGGAGGAGAGGAGGTCAACTTGGACAACTATCGTGAATTCCGTCTCATCCGATCCTTCCTTGCAGCTCCTGCCAATGCAAGGCCCTATATCCATGACATCTACGTATACTTGGACAATGCTCGTGAGCTGGTACTATCCAGTGATCTTGCGTTTACCGCCCTCCCCTATATGGAGGACTCCTCTTGGTATCAAACATACAAGGAGCTTCCCTCCGAGAACCAGAGTTACTCACAGAGGGTTACCCTCAAGGATGAAACCCCGATAGAACAGCATATCATTCGCATCCTGAGACCAATCACAAATCCGGTCAATGAACGTATAGGAGTCATCGTCCTGGATATCAAGGAAAGGTCGCTTTCGGGGGCCTACCAGTTCCAGGAGGGAGAAATACTCACGGTTCATAACCGCGATGGGCAGCTGCTCTTTTCCAATCTAAGCAATCATAGGGAGTATGCAGAAGAGGACATGTATTACTTTCAAGCCTTCTCTGGAAAGTATGGTTGGGAATACACGCTTGGCATCTATGAGCCAATGCTTTACCAGCTCTCCACCACCCTGCTCTACTACACCATCACCCTCACGGTCATAGCACTTCTACTGGGACTTTATCTTACCCACCGAACCAATCGGCAAGAGAGAAAGTTCCTTGCCAATATCATGCAACAGCTCAGTCAGGTCGGAGATGCCGACTTTACCGAAGAACACCCAGAGAAGTATCGAAACATCTTTGATTACCTGAACCACCATGTTATCAGAACCTTCCTCGAACAGGACTACCTCAGGTGGCAGACAGAGGCAATGGAGTACCGTGCCCTGCAGATGCAGATCAATCCCCACTTTCTTTTCAACACCTTGGATACCATCAACTGGAAGGCAGTAAAACTTGCTTCCGGGGAGAACGATGTTTCCACCATGATCCAGCTTCTTTCGAAACTGCTCAAATACTCACTGCAGGTAGATGACTTCTCCGGCGTTCCCCTCTCCAAGGAACTCGAACAGACCGAGTACTATATTCAGCTGCAACATATCCGTTTCAAGCAGGCTTTCACCTGTGAGAAGGATATCGACCCTTCACTCCTTGATGTACGCGTTCCGGCAATGCTTCTGCAGCCCATTCTGGAGAATGCATTCAACCATGGGTTCCGGGAGGGAGAGCCCCTTCATATCACCATCAGTGCAACGCTGGTGGAAGACAAGATGCAGATTGTAGTTTCCAACGACGGGAAGTGCATGAGCCAGGAGGAGGTTGATGCAATCAACCAGAGCAAGGCAGATGTACTGAAGAAAAAAAGTTCCCTTGGGCTTCTGAACATCAATAAGCGTCTGATGCTCTTCACCCAAGGGAAATCCCCGATTGTCATTGCCAGTAAGGAGGAAGCCGGGGTTACGGTTACCCTGTATCTCCCACTCAGAAGAGAAGGATGA